One part of the Moorena sp. SIOASIH genome encodes these proteins:
- a CDS encoding transposase, producing MGNAHQSTTMPEYRRAYVPGGTFFLTLVTYHRTPLFSEPETIAHLRAALAKTRTERPFEITGAVVLPDHLHFLWTLPPGDTAYSYRVSRFKVLFTRSLRGKKFKPQNVSASRRKHRESNVWQRRFWEHVIRDESDFQQALDYIHYNPVKHGLVSCPHQWEYSSFTRWVETGQYQIDWGCCCRGIQPLLPDFLEIGAKVGE from the coding sequence ATGGGCAATGCCCACCAATCCACAACCATGCCCGAATATCGTCGAGCCTATGTCCCAGGTGGAACCTTTTTTCTGACCCTGGTAACCTACCACCGCACCCCTCTGTTTTCCGAACCCGAAACTATTGCCCATTTGCGTGCTGCACTTGCTAAAACTCGCACTGAGAGACCTTTTGAAATTACTGGTGCAGTTGTTTTACCTGACCATCTTCATTTTTTGTGGACTCTACCGCCAGGGGATACAGCTTATTCCTATCGGGTTTCTCGGTTTAAGGTGTTGTTTACGCGATCGCTACGAGGTAAAAAATTCAAGCCACAGAATGTATCGGCATCCCGTCGTAAACACAGAGAAAGTAATGTTTGGCAGCGCCGATTTTGGGAGCATGTGATTCGAGATGAATCTGACTTCCAACAGGCTTTAGATTATATTCATTACAATCCGGTCAAGCATGGGTTGGTATCTTGTCCTCATCAGTGGGAGTATTCGAGTTTCACCAGATGGGTTGAAACAGGTCAGTATCAGATCGATTGGGGTTGTTGTTGCCGGGGCATACAACCATTACTTCCAGATTTTTTGGAAATTGGAGCCAAGGTTGGTGAGTGA
- a CDS encoding glutathione S-transferase family protein, with protein sequence MTRAAETKKKGKSLPPTLIIRLGKFVWTTLWQMMMSKLAPRNNSGEYIRPASEFRNFIGTEAENPYQPEAGRYCLYVGLGCPWAHRTLVVRALKGLKDAIPVFIASPSSNQGIWVFNEQQEGCDTLPELYDLAQTGYNGRCTVPVLWDKQSKTIVNNESAEIIVILNSQFNEFATNPTLDLYPEELKETIDGWNETIYHTVNNGVYRCGFAQTQEAYEKACDQLFTTLDKIDRALETSRYLCGDRVTLADVRLFTTLFRFDVVYYGLFKCNRFRIQDYDNLGPYLRDLYQLPGVADTCSLEDVKRDYYGNLFPLNPGGIIPSGPDLTSLLKPHGRESGVGSRE encoded by the coding sequence ATGACCAGAGCTGCTGAAACTAAGAAGAAAGGCAAGTCACTCCCGCCAACACTGATCATCAGGTTGGGAAAGTTTGTCTGGACAACTCTCTGGCAAATGATGATGTCGAAGCTGGCTCCACGGAATAATTCTGGAGAGTACATTCGCCCTGCCAGCGAGTTTAGGAATTTTATTGGGACAGAAGCAGAGAATCCTTACCAACCGGAAGCAGGACGCTACTGTCTTTATGTAGGACTAGGTTGTCCTTGGGCGCACCGCACTCTCGTGGTCAGGGCACTGAAGGGACTCAAAGACGCAATACCAGTATTTATTGCCTCTCCTTCTTCAAATCAGGGGATTTGGGTATTTAATGAGCAGCAAGAAGGCTGCGACACGCTTCCTGAGCTTTACGACCTGGCACAAACAGGCTACAACGGTCGTTGCACAGTTCCAGTGCTGTGGGATAAACAGAGCAAAACCATTGTCAACAATGAGAGTGCAGAAATTATCGTAATCCTGAACTCACAGTTCAATGAGTTCGCTACTAATCCTACCCTAGACCTTTATCCAGAGGAACTGAAGGAAACCATTGATGGGTGGAATGAGACTATCTACCACACCGTGAATAATGGAGTCTATCGCTGCGGGTTTGCCCAGACCCAAGAGGCTTATGAGAAAGCTTGCGATCAGCTATTCACAACCTTAGATAAGATTGATCGAGCCCTGGAGACCAGTAGATACCTGTGTGGGGATAGGGTAACCCTAGCAGATGTGCGTCTATTTACCACTCTGTTCCGTTTTGATGTGGTCTATTATGGTTTGTTCAAGTGCAACCGTTTCAGAATTCAGGACTACGATAACTTAGGCCCCTACCTGCGTGACTTGTATCAGCTTCCTGGAGTTGCTGATACTTGTAGCTTGGAGGATGTCAAGCGGGATTACTACGGAAATCTGTTCCCCCTCAATCCAGGTGGAATTATTCCCAGTGGTCCTGATTTGACTAGCCTCCTTAAACCTCATGGTCGGGAATCAGGAGTAGGGAGTAGGGAGTAG